The DNA region CGCCGACGCCGCCACGAGCGAAGTCCCGGCGAGGTCCTCCGCGCGTAATTCGGTGATGTCACGCTGCTCGGTGACGACGGTGACCTCGCTTCCGTCCAAAGCGTGATCCGGGCGGCTGGTGCGCGCCAGGGCGTGGGTGAGCAGGTCCGGGTCGCGGTCGTGCAGGATCCAGTGCTGGCGTCCGGGCAGCCGCCTGGCCAGCCAGCGGCCGAGCGAACCGGTGCCGCAGCCGAGATCCCGGACGACTATCTCCTCCCGTCCGCGCAGGAACGCACGCACCGGCTCGATCAGCTCGGTCGCGCGAGCGGCGGCGTCGGCGTCTTCACGCAGCTGAAGCCAGCTGGGGGCGTACTTGGTCATGCCGCCGTCCGTTCACTCAGCAGTACCGCGGCGACACCGCGGGCCGTCTCGTCCCAGCCGGTCAGTGTCTCTCGGCGAAGGCGCGCTGAGGCGCGAAGGCGATCACGCAGGTCAGGTTCGGTCAGCCAGCGGCGGAGGGCCGCGGCCAGCGCGTTGACGTCCTCACCGGGGACGAGCATCCCGGGCACACTGCCGTCGGGCGCCAGGCCGAGCGTGTCCGGCAGGGCGTCGACGGCGGTCGTGAGCACGGGGATGCCGTGTGCGAGCGCCTCGGTGACGACCATGCCGTAGGTCTCCGCGCGCGAAGGCAGCACGAGAAGGTCTGCCGCCGCGTACGTAGCTTCGAGCGCTTCGCCGGACCGGGGCCGGCCAGGCTGAACCGGTCGCCGAGGGTGTGTCGCCGCAGGCGTTCGACGTAGCGGGTCTCGCGGCGTATGGCGCCAACGCACTCACAGGTCCACGGAAGGTCCTTCAGCGACTTCAACGCGTCCGCGAGCAGGCCCTGTCCCTTGCGCGGCGTCACGTTGGCGACGCAGACCAGCTGCGTCCCGCCCAGGCTCCCGGAAGCGACTTCGGCCTTGTCGACCCCGGGCGGCACCACGTGCACGCGGTGTGGCGCGAGGTCGTGGTGCTCGATGAGCCGTCGCGCCGCCCAGTCGCTGGTCGCGACCACGGCGTCGACCGCGCCGAGCGTCTCCCGCTCCAGCCGGTCCAGTTCGGCGGCCAGCGAGGGCGAAAGCCCGGTTTCGTCGGCCAGCGGCAGATGCACCAGCACCGCGACCGACAGCCTCCGCGCGGCGGGCGCGATCACCTCGGGCACCCCGCAGGCGACCAGCCCGTCGAGCAGGACCGCCGCGCCGTCGGGCAGCTCGGCCAGCTTGCGTGCCAGCACCTTGCGCGCTTCGGTGTCGGGCCGCGGCCAGTTCCCGCGCACGGGGATCTCGTGGACCTCCACCGACTCGCCCGCGAGGCCGTCGCACAAGCGCCGGTCGTAGACGTTGCCGCCGCTGGGCGCGCTCACGTCGTCGATGTCGTTCGGCAGGACGACGTGAAGGCGGCTCACAGCGCACGCTCGTAACTCGCCCAGGCGACGTGGGATTCGTGCAGCGAGACGGTGAGCCCTTCGAGGCCGCGCGCGCCCTCACCGAGCGCTCCCGAGTGGACGCGGTCGGCGAGCCGGTCCGCGACGACCTTCGCGAGGAACTCGGTCGAGGTGTTGACCCCGGCGAACTCGGGCACGTCGTCGAGGTTGCGGTAGTTCAGGTCGGCGAGCACCGCTTTGAGCTCTTCGGTCGCCTTGCCGATGTCGACGACGATGTTGTCGGCGTCCAGTTCGGACCGGCGGAACGTCGCGTCCACCAGGAAGGTCGCGCCATGCAGCCGCTGTGCGGGGCCGAAGACCTCGCCGCGGAAGCTGTGGGCCACCATGACGTGGTCGCGGACGGTGATACTGAACAACGGACCTCCCGGATCGAGCCCTAACGCGGTTCCTCCATCTGATAGGTCACACGGAGGCAGAGCGTTCCTGGTTCATTCGCGGCCAGACGCGGCAGGACGTCCGGTAGTTCACGGAACTGACATTCCCCGCTGACCAGCACTTCGAACCCCGGATCGGCGAGGAGACGCAAAGCGAGCGCCAAGCGGTCGGCGTAGGACCGGTTCAGCCGGCGGGACGGCGAGACCATGCCGACCTGGCTGCTGCGGATCGCCAGCCGTCGCGAGTGGAAGTTCTCGCCGAGCGGAACGCCGACCCTCCGGTCGCCGTACCAGCTCAGCTCGATGACCTCGCCTTCCGGCGCGAGCAGCTCCAGCGACCGGGCGAGCCCCGCTTCGCTCGCGCTGGCGTGCACGACGAGGTCGCAGTCGCCCAGCGCATCCTCCGGTGTCGAGAAGTCGACACCGAGCGCTTCGGCGATCTTCGCGCGCTCCGGGTCGACGTCGATCAGCTGCACCCTGGCACCCGGGAAGCCGGCCAGCAGTTTCGCGACGCTGCTTCCGACCATCCCGGCGCCGACCACGGCGATCCGGTCGCCGAGTTTCGGCGACGCGTCCCAGACGGCGTTGACCGCGGTCTCGATCGTCCCCGCGAGGATCGCGCGCTCCGGCGGGACCTCGCTCGGTACCGGCGTGACGGCGGACGCCGGGACGACATAGCGCGTCTGATGTGGATAGAGGCAGAAGACGACCTGCCCGGCGAGGTCCGCCGGACCGCGTTCGACCACGCCGACATTGAGGTACCCGTACTTCACGGGACCGGGGAAGTCGCCTTCCTGGAACGGCGCGCGCATGGCCGCACGTTGACTCGACGGGACCTCGCCGCGGAAGACGAGCGTCTCGGTGCCGCGGCTCACGCCCGTGTACAGGGTGCGGACCAGCACTTCGTCGTCGCCGACCGGAGGGAGCGTGACCGGCCTGAGCTCACCGTCGCCGGAACCACTGAACCAGAAGGCGCGTTCCATCGTGTCCTCTCATGTCGGACCCTGGAAGCGGGGTCACCGCCACCATAACGAGGAGGCCTCGTGATCAACCCCGGAGTTTTCCTGGGGGTCCTCGTCCAGCTGGCGCTGCTGGGGACGCTGGACGCCGTCACCGGACTGGGCCCGCTGGGCTGGCTCGCCGGAGCGGCCTACGGCCTCGCCGTGGGCGGATTCCTGACCTACGGGCTGAACCGGAGCACCGCGCGCTCCCTCGGCCCCGCCGACGCCGTGACGCTCGCCCGCTCCGGGCTGGTCGGCTGCGTGACCGCGCTCGTCGTCGACACGGCGGGCCGGGAGATCGTCGCGATGGTCGTCCTCGCGTCGGTCGCGCTCGTCCTGGACGCCGTCGACGGCCAGGTCGCCCGCCGCACCGGGACGGCGTCGCCGCTCGGCGCGCGGTTCGACATGGAGGTCGACGCGTATCTGATCCTGATCCTGAGTGTGGTCGTCGCGCAGTCGCTGGGCCCGTGGGTGCTCACGATCGGCGCGATGCGCTACGTCTTCGTCGCCGCGAGCAGGCTCTGGCCGTGGCTGAACACGCCGCTTCCGCCGAGCCTGGCGCGCAAGACGGTCGCGGCGATCCAGGGGATCGTGCTGGTCGTGGTGGCCTCGACGGTCTTGCCGCTCTGGGCCGGGTTCGTGCTCACGCTGGGCGCGCTGGCGCTGCTGACCTGGTCGTTCGGGCGCGACACGTGGTGGCTGCTGGAGCAGCACGCCTTCACCGCCGCTCCCGCCTGATCACGCGTACTGCGCTTCGCCGTTCCCGATCGACCAGTCGACCGGATTGTTCTCGGTGATCGTGACGAGCACGTTCCGCGGCTCGGTGCCCGCGTACTCCTCGGCGAGCTCCGCGATCCGCCGGTACAGGGCCTTCTTCTGCTCGTCGGTACGCCCCTGCCGCATGGTGATCGCGACGTACACGACCCCTTCGTCGCGGTGGATCCCCAGGTAGTCGTCGTATTTCAGGGTGCTCCGGCCGTTGAGGACCTGGAAGCGGTCGTCGGCCGGGATGCCGAGCGTCTCGACCATCGCGTCGTGGACGGCGTTGCCGAGGGCTTCGAGCTTGTCGGTTCCGATGGCGTCGATACGGACGAAGGGCATGTCAGGTCTCCTTGGTGGCGAGCAGGCCGAGAGCGCCGTCGACGGCTTTCGCGAACACGTCCGGCGAGTCCGCGGCGCGAGCGAGGATGTAGCCGCCCTGCAACACCGCGACCAGCGCGGTCGCCGTGGCGAGCGGGTCGAGCGACTGGTCGAATTCGCCGGCCGCGCGACCCTCGTC from Amycolatopsis sp. EV170708-02-1 includes:
- a CDS encoding tautomerase family protein, coding for MPFVRIDAIGTDKLEALGNAVHDAMVETLGIPADDRFQVLNGRSTLKYDDYLGIHRDEGVVYVAITMRQGRTDEQKKALYRRIAELAEEYAGTEPRNVLVTITENNPVDWSIGNGEAQYA
- a CDS encoding CDP-alcohol phosphatidyltransferase family protein; the protein is MINPGVFLGVLVQLALLGTLDAVTGLGPLGWLAGAAYGLAVGGFLTYGLNRSTARSLGPADAVTLARSGLVGCVTALVVDTAGREIVAMVVLASVALVLDAVDGQVARRTGTASPLGARFDMEVDAYLILILSVVVAQSLGPWVLTIGAMRYVFVAASRLWPWLNTPLPPSLARKTVAAIQGIVLVVVASTVLPLWAGFVLTLGALALLTWSFGRDTWWLLEQHAFTAAPA
- a CDS encoding 6-carboxytetrahydropterin synthase; protein product: MFSITVRDHVMVAHSFRGEVFGPAQRLHGATFLVDATFRRSELDADNIVVDIGKATEELKAVLADLNYRNLDDVPEFAGVNTSTEFLAKVVADRLADRVHSGALGEGARGLEGLTVSLHESHVAWASYERAL
- a CDS encoding zinc-binding alcohol dehydrogenase; amino-acid sequence: MERAFWFSGSGDGELRPVTLPPVGDDEVLVRTLYTGVSRGTETLVFRGEVPSSQRAAMRAPFQEGDFPGPVKYGYLNVGVVERGPADLAGQVVFCLYPHQTRYVVPASAVTPVPSEVPPERAILAGTIETAVNAVWDASPKLGDRIAVVGAGMVGSSVAKLLAGFPGARVQLIDVDPERAKIAEALGVDFSTPEDALGDCDLVVHASASEAGLARSLELLAPEGEVIELSWYGDRRVGVPLGENFHSRRLAIRSSQVGMVSPSRRLNRSYADRLALALRLLADPGFEVLVSGECQFRELPDVLPRLAANEPGTLCLRVTYQMEEPR